In Nilaparvata lugens isolate BPH chromosome 5, ASM1435652v1, whole genome shotgun sequence, the following proteins share a genomic window:
- the LOC111053644 gene encoding uncharacterized protein K02A2.6-like, whose protein sequence is MKALARKHCYWKNIDKDIEAAVRSCRSCCEFKADPKEAPLHVWDIPESNWQCVHMDYAGPYKGNDYLILVDAKSKWPEIAVTATPPTTNSTIRMLREIFSHNGLPEILVSDNATLFTSNDFRAFCKQDGIKQRFIAPGHPATNGLAECHVQTFKKKLKTMTSDEGTHHEKFHAALFRLRVTPLESGETPAELLMGRPLRTHLDIYKPTIPDINLAVQPPPELVHHLPLGARVQARNYTTSGKWCYGTIVECLGRLHYLVELDEGYTIKRHIDQLQLCEIPLTKNALDQSSPIVTLKIPDFRPRQ, encoded by the coding sequence ATGAAGGCATTGGCCCGCAAACACtgctattggaaaaatattgacaAAGACATCGAGGCAGCAGTGAGAAGCTGCAGGAGCTGTTGCGAATTCAAAGCAGATCCAAAGGAGGCACCTCTACATGTGTGGGATATACCAGAGTCCAACTGGCAATGTGTCCACATGGACTATGCAGGCCCATACAAAGGTAACGATTACCTCATCCTAGTTGATGCCAAGTCAAAGTGGCCTGAAATTGCAGTGACAGCTACTCCACCAACTACAAATTCAACAATTAGGATGTTGAGGGAAATATTCTCTCACAATGGACTTCCAGAGATCCTGGTCAGTGACAATGCCACACTTTTCACTTCCAATGACTTTCGAGCATTTTGCAAACAAGATGGAATAAAACAAAGATTTATTGCCCCAGGCCACCCAGCAACAAATGGATTGGCTGAATGCCACGTCCAGACTTTCAAGAAGAAACTTAAGACAATGACATCTGATGAAGGCACTCATCATGAGAAGTTCCATGCAGCTCTGTTCAGACTGCGTGTTACACCATTGGAGTCAGGAGAAACACCAGCAGAACTCCTCATGGGTCGTCCACTACGAACACATCTAGACATCTACAAACCCACTATCCCTGACATCAACCTAGCAGTCCAACCACCACCTGAACTAGTCCATCATTTGCCCTTAGGAGCCAGGGTGCAGGCTCGTAACTACACCACATCAGGCAAGTGGTGCTATGGAACCATTGTAGAATGTCTTGGTAGGCTCCACTACCTTGTTGAACTGGATGAAGGATACACAATCAAGAGACACATCGATCAACTTCAACTATGTGAAATTCCTCTCACCAAGAATGCACTTGACCAGTCTTCTCCAATTGTTACCTTGAAGATACCTGACTTCAGACCAAGACAATAA
- the LOC120351603 gene encoding piggyBac transposable element-derived protein 4-like, giving the protein MSSIPLFRTPEEITAELERQQQEDDEFEESCSEDEDGLLMNDDDVDDEFDAEGPRHDTQMEIDPENREFLIGKDGETIWTNKTLQSPFGRTPARNIITHFPGAKGIAKDLKKEIDLFSLFVTEEMMNILERYTNEEIERKCSKHEWLAKERYTHPTNVPEIKALIGLLFMAGELKNSGLNLQDLFSPIHGPPIFRYGMSKNRFQFLLLTLRFDDKNSRAERKANDRFAAFREFWELFLKNCRAYYTPSEYVTVDETLLSFRGRCIFRMYMKNKPDKYGLKIVSLCDAKTYYFLGGIPYLGKERREIENVSKPTSYVLNLVDSLKNSNRNVTTDNWFTSCELADKRPKCQTSQNASLVNQTSSR; this is encoded by the coding sequence ATGAGCTCCATTCCACTTTTTCGTACGCCTGAAGAGATCACAGCAGAACTAGAAAGGCAGCAGCAAGAAGATGATGAGTTTGAAGAATCGTGTTCAGAAGATGAGGATGGATTAttgatgaatgatgatgatgtggaCGATGAGTTTGATGCTGAAGGACCAAGACATGATACTCAGATGGAGATAGATCCAGAGAATAGAGAATTTTTGATTGGGAAGGATGGCGAGACTATATGGACCAATAAGACTCTACAATCACCATTTGGACGGACTCCAGCAAGGAATATAATAACACACTTTCCTGGTGCCAAAGGAATAGCTAAAGATCTGAAGAAAGAGATTGAtctattttctttgtttgtcACTGAAGAAATGATGAACATTTTGGAACGTTATACAAACGaagaaatagagagaaaatgcTCCAAACATGAATGGTTGGCCAAAGAAAGGTACACACACCCTACCAATGTTCCAGAAATAAAGGCTCTGATAGGACTTTTGTTTATGGCTGGAGAGTTGAAAAATTCTGGACTGAACCTACAAGACCTGTTTTCACCAATTCATGGACCACCAATTTTTCGCTATGGGATGTCAAAAAATCGTTTTCAGTTTCTTCTTCTAACTCTTCGCTTTGATGATAAAAACAGTCGTGCTGAGAGAAAAGCTAATGATAGATTTGCTGCTTTCAGAGAGTTTTGGgaattattcttgaaaaattgtAGAGCTTACTACACTCCATCAGAATATGTAACAGTTGATGAGACTCTACTCAGTTTCAGGGGACGATGCATATTCCGGATGTACATGAAGAATAAACCGGACAAGTACGGTCTAAAAATAGTTTCCCTATGCGATGCAAAAACGTATTACTTCTTAGGAGGTATACCATATCTTGGtaaagagaggagagagattgAAAATGTGTCGAAACCCACAAGTTATGTCCTGAATCTAGTAGATTCTCTGAAGAATAGTAATAGGAACGTCACCACAGATAACTGGTTCACGTCCTGTGAGTTGGCAGACAAACGCCCAAAATGCCAGACTTCCCAAAATGCTTCGCTTGTCAATCAAACATCATCTAGGTGA